A genomic segment from Actinomadura hallensis encodes:
- a CDS encoding glucosyl-3-phosphoglycerate synthase, with translation MLPEVASWLRRRTSRAEDWPPRLLLGAKGDTRVSVVLPARDEEATVGAIVAAIRADLVERVPLVDEIVVIDSRSEDRTAAVAAAAGAEVVAQDAVLPGEGRMSGKGEALWKSLAVTSGDVIVFVDADLREFSSSYVTGLLGPLLTDPSVSYVKGCYDRPLVEGERRIEGGGGRVTELVARPLINLHWPLLAGVMQPLGGEYAGRRELLERLPFVTGYGVELGLLLDVYQDSGLDAIAQVDLGTRVHAHQSTEALGEMSGQILLTAWSRLERHGRMMPLEAPATALTRFRRGPDGHDARTTDVAVGERPPMIGISGYAAARSISPGRR, from the coding sequence GTGCTGCCTGAGGTCGCGTCGTGGTTGCGCCGCCGCACGAGCAGGGCGGAGGACTGGCCGCCGCGCCTGCTGCTCGGCGCCAAGGGCGACACCAGGGTCAGCGTCGTGCTGCCGGCGCGCGACGAGGAGGCGACGGTCGGCGCCATCGTGGCCGCCATCCGCGCGGACCTGGTCGAGCGCGTCCCGCTGGTGGACGAGATCGTCGTGATCGACTCCCGCTCCGAGGACCGGACCGCCGCCGTGGCCGCCGCCGCGGGCGCCGAGGTGGTCGCCCAGGACGCCGTCCTGCCGGGGGAGGGCCGCATGTCCGGCAAGGGCGAGGCCCTGTGGAAGTCCCTGGCCGTGACCTCCGGGGACGTGATCGTGTTCGTGGACGCCGACCTGCGCGAGTTCAGCTCGTCCTACGTGACCGGGCTGCTCGGGCCGCTGCTCACCGACCCGTCCGTCTCCTACGTCAAGGGCTGCTACGACCGCCCGCTCGTCGAGGGGGAGCGGCGCATCGAGGGCGGCGGGGGCCGGGTGACCGAGCTGGTCGCCCGCCCCCTGATCAACCTGCACTGGCCGCTGCTCGCCGGCGTCATGCAGCCGCTCGGCGGCGAGTACGCCGGGCGCCGGGAGCTCCTGGAGCGGCTGCCGTTCGTCACCGGGTACGGCGTGGAGCTCGGCCTGCTCCTCGACGTCTACCAGGACTCGGGCCTCGACGCGATCGCGCAGGTCGACCTCGGCACCCGGGTGCACGCCCACCAGTCGACCGAGGCCCTCGGCGAGATGTCGGGGCAGATCCTGCTGACCGCCTGGTCGCGGCTGGAGCGGCACGGCCGGATGATGCCGCTGGAGGCGCCGGCGACCGCGCTGACCCGCTTCCGGCGGGGCCCCGACGGGCACGACGCCCGCACCACCGACGTCGCGGTGGGGGAGCGGCCCCCGATGATCGGGATCTCCGGCTACGCCGCGGCGCGCTCCATCTCGCCCGGCCGCAGGTGA
- a CDS encoding acyl-CoA dehydrogenase family protein, whose amino-acid sequence MTSAEPTPFSLELSEDVREVRDWVHEFARDVIRPAAEEWDEREETPWPLIQEASKVGLYSLDFFATQWLEPTGLGIPVAFEEIFWGDAGIGLAIVGTGLAAASVAAVGTNEQVAEWVPQMFGSADDVKLGAFCSSEPDAGSDVGAIRTRAVYDEAKDEWVLNGTKTWATNGGIADVHVIVASVHPELGSRGQASFIIPPNTPGLRQGQKFKKHGIRASHTAEVILEDVRIPGRLIVGGKDRFDERIARAREGKSSKGQAALKTFETTRPSVGAMAVGVGRAAYDYALQYAREREQFGRKIGDFQAIAFKLADMKCRVDAARLMVWRAAWMARNGKEFENAEGSMAKLMASEMAVNVTEEAIQILGGNGYTREYPVERMHRDAKIFTIFEGTSEIQRLVIGRTVTGLPVR is encoded by the coding sequence ATGACGAGCGCGGAGCCGACGCCGTTCTCGCTGGAGCTCAGTGAGGACGTTCGCGAGGTCAGGGACTGGGTGCACGAGTTCGCCAGGGACGTGATCCGTCCCGCGGCCGAGGAGTGGGACGAACGCGAGGAGACCCCCTGGCCGCTGATCCAGGAGGCGTCCAAGGTGGGCCTCTACTCGCTCGACTTCTTCGCCACGCAGTGGCTGGAGCCGACCGGCCTCGGGATCCCCGTGGCCTTCGAGGAGATCTTCTGGGGCGACGCGGGCATCGGGCTGGCCATCGTCGGGACCGGCCTCGCCGCCGCATCCGTCGCCGCCGTCGGCACCAACGAGCAGGTCGCCGAGTGGGTGCCGCAGATGTTCGGCAGCGCCGACGACGTCAAGCTCGGCGCGTTCTGCTCCTCCGAGCCCGACGCCGGGAGCGACGTCGGCGCCATCCGCACCCGCGCCGTGTACGACGAGGCCAAGGACGAGTGGGTCCTGAACGGCACCAAGACCTGGGCCACCAACGGCGGCATCGCCGACGTCCACGTCATCGTGGCGTCGGTGCACCCCGAGCTCGGCAGCCGCGGCCAGGCCAGCTTCATCATCCCGCCGAACACGCCGGGCCTGCGGCAGGGCCAGAAGTTCAAGAAGCACGGCATCCGCGCCTCCCACACCGCCGAGGTGATCCTGGAGGACGTGCGCATCCCGGGCCGCCTGATCGTCGGCGGCAAGGACCGCTTCGACGAGCGCATCGCCCGCGCCCGCGAGGGCAAGAGCTCCAAGGGCCAGGCCGCCCTGAAGACCTTCGAGACCACCCGCCCGTCGGTCGGCGCGATGGCGGTCGGGGTCGGCCGCGCCGCCTACGACTACGCCCTGCAGTACGCGCGCGAGCGCGAGCAGTTCGGCCGCAAGATCGGCGACTTCCAGGCCATCGCGTTCAAGCTCGCCGACATGAAGTGCCGCGTGGACGCCGCCCGCCTCATGGTGTGGCGCGCCGCCTGGATGGCCCGCAACGGCAAGGAGTTCGAGAACGCCGAGGGCTCGATGGCCAAGCTCATGGCGAGCGAGATGGCGGTCAACGTCACCGAGGAGGCCATCCAGATCCTCGGCGGCAACGGCTACACCCGCGAGTACCCGGTGGAGCGCATGCACCGCGACGCCAAGATCTTCACGATCTTCGAAGGCACCAGCGAGATCCAGCGCCTGGTCATCGGCCGCACCGTCACGGGCCTCCCCGTCAGGTAG